One part of the Quercus lobata isolate SW786 chromosome 7, ValleyOak3.0 Primary Assembly, whole genome shotgun sequence genome encodes these proteins:
- the LOC115953883 gene encoding ubiquitin fusion degradation protein 1 homolog translates to MEDHTSQESDEKREQAKEITDFVHLKKEGSNDLSDKSSDESNERGRENCDQSFHVLVGRGFFDDSSEEEDYESSSSSDDGDQSSLICEILGGEFFDKSSGNDTDEYSSSEEEDYESSSDDSDSDDYADEYDASAGSFDQVYNCYPLSQIEKSLPDNGDKIIMPTSAITHLLRLNVEYPMQFEIKNQSTGQVSHCGVLEFTGNEDCVYLPTWMMENMKLQEGDPVIMKNVRLDKGTYMKLQPHTTDFIHLPCMKDMLEDILRNFSCLTIGDTIMINHNSKKFYIDILETKPSAAINIIDTDCEAEFAPPLDYKEPEKPATKNALAKDQGEQANKERKFIPFTGMARRLDGTNSTEPAVPELSSEEKEQPLGAADTRMATQPKFSSHNHAGKIVFGSHETQPMKISNDFVQAETSKKDQQKFQPFTGKKYKLTD, encoded by the coding sequence ATGGAGGATCATACTTCTCAAGAATCTGATGAAAAAAGAGAGCAGGCTAAGGAAATCACTGACTTCGTTCATCTGAAAAAAGAAGGCAGTAATGACTTGTCTGATAAGTCTTCTGATGAATCCAACGAAAGAGGTAGAGAAAATTGTGATCAGTCTTTCCATGTATTAGTCGGCAGAGGCTTCTTTGATGATTCATCTGAAGAAGAAGACTATgaaagcagcagcagcagcgaTGATGGTGATCAGTCTTCACTAATATGTGAAATACTCGGCGGTGAATTCTTTGATAAGTCTTCTGGGAATGACACTGATGAGTattcttcttctgaagaagaaGACTATGAAAGCAGCAGTGATGACTCTGATTCTGATGATTATGCTGATGAATATGATGCATCAGCAGGctcatttgatcaagtttacaATTGTTACCCTCTCTCTCAGATTGAAAAGTCACTCCCAGACAATGGTGACAAGATCATAATGCCAACTTCAGCTATCACACATCTCCTACGGTTGAATGTGGAGTACCCTATGCAGTTTGAAATCAAAAATCAATCTACCGGTCAAGTTTCACACTGTGGGGTTTTGGAGTTCACTGGCAATGAGGATTGTGTCTACCTACCAACTTGGATGATGGAGAACATGAAGCTACAAGAGGGTGACCCTGTGATTATGAAGAATGTGAGGCTTGACAAAGGAACTTACATGAAGTTGCAGCCTCACACCACGGATTTCATTCATCTACCATGCATGAAAGATATGCTGGAAGACATATTGAGGAACTTCTCTTGCCTGACAATTGGAGATACTATTATGATCAACCACAACAGTAAGAAGTTTTACATTGATATATTAGAGACCAAGCCTTCTGCTgctataaatattattgatacaGATTGTGAGGCGGAGTTTGCTCCTCCTCTAGACTACAAAGAACCTGAGAAACCAGCAACAAAGAATGCATTGGCCAAAGATCAAGGGGAGCAGGCCAATAAGGAAAGGAAGTTTATACCATTTACGGGAATGGCAAGACGCTTGGATGGGACAAATTCTACTGAACCAGCTGTGCCAGAATTATCATCTGAAGAGAAGGAGCAACCATTGGGTGCTGCAGATACAAGGATGGCAACTCAACCAAAGTTCAGTTCGCATAATCATGCAGGAAAAATTGTGTTTGGTTCTCATGAGACCCAGCCAATGAAGATCTCAAACGATTTTGTTCAAGCAGAAACATCAAAGAAAGATCAACAAAAGTTTCAGCCATTCACAGGGAAGAAGTATAAATTGACTGACTGA
- the LOC115953748 gene encoding DNA-3-methyladenine glycosylase-like isoform X2, whose product MNESPPKTPEVNIISSYNSSTLLPSHFTQFTATKMSKTQRFKRVGKLKQPISTTEPEHETRPSLRSKSVTIRAKPKPKPEPKLNPFPISDIPIDKLTILPPEFCQIDSLDLAPRLLGKLLRKDDVVLQITEVEAYRPNDSACHGRFGITARTAPVFGAGGHAYVYLCYGLHSMLNIVADKEGVGAAVLIRSCAPICGLETIQQRRGQKTDKPVLLSGPGKVGQALGLTTEWSNHCLYTPGTPWISAPKNTLRPPSSFIHCSNKLLLDSKE is encoded by the exons ATGAACGAGTCCCCGCCAAAAACCCCCGAAGTCAACATCATCTCGTCGTACAATAGCTCCACTTTGCTTCCTTCACACTTCACTCAGTTCACTGCCACGAAAATGAGCAAAACCCAGCGATTCAAACGAGTTGGAAAACTCAAGCAACCCATTTCCACCACCGAACCCGAACACGAAACTCGACCGAGTCTCCGCTCCAAATCAGTCACCATTCGggccaaacccaaacccaaacccgaGCCCAAACTAAATCCATTCCCAATCTCAGACATACCCATCGACAAATTGACAATCTTGCCGCCTGAGTTCTGTCAGATTGACTCTCTAGACCTTGCTCCACGCTTGCTTGGCAAACTTCTTCGGAAGGACGATGTTGTTCTTCAGATTACCGAG GTAGAAGCTTATAGACCAAATGATTCGGCTTGTCATGGTCGATTTGGCATTACAGCAAGAACAGCCCCAGTT TTTGGAGCAGGGGGACATGCATATGTATATTTGTGTTATGGACTCCATTCAATGCTGAATATTGTGGCTGACAAGGAAGGAGTTGGTGCTGCTGTCTTAATTCGTTCTTGTGCTCCCATatgtg GATTGGAGACCATTCAGCAGCGTCGAGGTCAGAAAACTGACAAGCCAGTTCTTCTTTCTGGGCCTGGGAAG GTTGGTCAAGCATTGGGTCTTACAACAGAATGGTCTAACCATTGCCTTTACACTCCTG GTACCCCTTGGATAAGTGCTCCTAAAAACACTCTCAGGCCACCCTCATCTTTTATCCATTGCAGCAACAAGCTCTTACTGGACTCcaaagagtga
- the LOC115953748 gene encoding DNA-3-methyladenine glycosylase-like isoform X1, with translation MNESPPKTPEVNIISSYNSSTLLPSHFTQFTATKMSKTQRFKRVGKLKQPISTTEPEHETRPSLRSKSVTIRAKPKPKPEPKLNPFPISDIPIDKLTILPPEFCQIDSLDLAPRLLGKLLRKDDVVLQITEVEAYRPNDSACHGRFGITARTAPVFGAGGHAYVYLCYGLHSMLNIVADKEGVGAAVLIRSCAPICGLETIQQRRGQKTDKPVLLSGPGKVGQALGLTTEWSNHCLYTPGGLELLDGPEPEKILIGPRVGIEYALPEHVNALWRFAIAGTPWISAPKNTLRPPSSFIHCSNKLLLDSKE, from the exons ATGAACGAGTCCCCGCCAAAAACCCCCGAAGTCAACATCATCTCGTCGTACAATAGCTCCACTTTGCTTCCTTCACACTTCACTCAGTTCACTGCCACGAAAATGAGCAAAACCCAGCGATTCAAACGAGTTGGAAAACTCAAGCAACCCATTTCCACCACCGAACCCGAACACGAAACTCGACCGAGTCTCCGCTCCAAATCAGTCACCATTCGggccaaacccaaacccaaacccgaGCCCAAACTAAATCCATTCCCAATCTCAGACATACCCATCGACAAATTGACAATCTTGCCGCCTGAGTTCTGTCAGATTGACTCTCTAGACCTTGCTCCACGCTTGCTTGGCAAACTTCTTCGGAAGGACGATGTTGTTCTTCAGATTACCGAG GTAGAAGCTTATAGACCAAATGATTCGGCTTGTCATGGTCGATTTGGCATTACAGCAAGAACAGCCCCAGTT TTTGGAGCAGGGGGACATGCATATGTATATTTGTGTTATGGACTCCATTCAATGCTGAATATTGTGGCTGACAAGGAAGGAGTTGGTGCTGCTGTCTTAATTCGTTCTTGTGCTCCCATatgtg GATTGGAGACCATTCAGCAGCGTCGAGGTCAGAAAACTGACAAGCCAGTTCTTCTTTCTGGGCCTGGGAAG GTTGGTCAAGCATTGGGTCTTACAACAGAATGGTCTAACCATTGCCTTTACACTCCTG GTGGTTTAGAACTCTTAGATGGCCCAGAGCCTGAAAAGATACTGATAGGTCCACGTGTTGGCATTGAATATGCTTTACCTGAGCATGTCAATGCTTTATGGAGATTTGCCATTGCAGGTACCCCTTGGATAAGTGCTCCTAAAAACACTCTCAGGCCACCCTCATCTTTTATCCATTGCAGCAACAAGCTCTTACTGGACTCcaaagagtga